From a single Leptospira ellinghausenii genomic region:
- a CDS encoding phosphoadenylyl-sulfate reductase, producing MGNLEVLTESYANLSLAEGLKRLSSEFPGKVVFTTSFGLEDQAITHAILSEQIPIRIATLDTGRLFQETYDVWQKTNIRYGAKIEAFYPKTKEIESYVNQNGPNAFYDSQELRKECCRIRKLVPLDSILENMEIWVTGLRKDQSGFRTEMSLFESDPSRNLIKYQPLLHWSFEETWKYIREQNVPYNVLHDKGFPSIGCAPCTRAIEPGEDFRAGRWWWEQESKKECGLHWVDGKLTPKKGQ from the coding sequence ATGGGAAATTTGGAAGTTTTGACAGAATCTTATGCCAACCTATCGCTCGCAGAGGGATTAAAACGACTTTCGTCTGAATTCCCAGGCAAAGTGGTTTTCACAACAAGTTTTGGTCTCGAAGACCAAGCCATCACCCATGCCATCCTCTCAGAACAAATCCCCATTCGTATTGCCACATTGGATACGGGAAGGTTATTCCAAGAGACCTATGATGTTTGGCAAAAAACAAACATACGTTATGGGGCAAAAATCGAAGCTTTTTATCCGAAAACAAAAGAAATCGAATCCTATGTCAACCAAAACGGTCCGAATGCATTTTATGACTCACAAGAATTACGAAAGGAATGTTGTCGGATCCGAAAACTCGTTCCCTTGGATTCGATTTTAGAGAATATGGAAATTTGGGTGACCGGTTTACGCAAAGACCAGTCTGGATTCCGAACAGAGATGTCTTTATTTGAATCCGATCCAAGTAGAAATTTAATCAAATACCAACCACTCCTCCATTGGAGTTTTGAAGAGACTTGGAAATACATTCGCGAACAGAATGTACCTTATAATGTGTTACATGACAAAGGTTTTCCAAGCATAGGTTGTGCCCCGTGTACACGAGCCATCGAACCAGGTGAAGACTTTCGAGCTGGACGATGGTGGTGGGAACAAGAATCAAAAAAGGAATGTGGTTTGCATTGGGTAGATGGAAAACTCACACCAAAAAAAGGACAATAG
- the cysD gene encoding sulfate adenylyltransferase subunit CysD encodes MTSTHRLSHLDQLESEAIYILREVAAQFERPALLFSGGKDSICLVHLALKAFRPGKFPFPLVHIDTGHNFDEALQFRDALAERIGEKLIVRYVQDSIDQGKAVEEKGKFPSRNAIQAVTLLDTIAEFKFDACIGGARRDEEKARAKERIFSVRDEFGSWDPKLQRPELWNIYNGKIHVGENVRVFPISNWTELDVWEYIRKEKIDLPSLYFSHQREIVWREELVFPVSKFISLDGTDKVETRTVRFRTVGDMTCTAAVESEANSVDDIIREIQISRTTERGSRLDDKRSEAAMEERKKGGYF; translated from the coding sequence ATGACAAGTACCCATCGACTATCACACTTAGACCAATTAGAGTCAGAAGCCATTTATATCTTACGGGAAGTAGCAGCACAATTTGAAAGACCTGCCTTATTATTTTCTGGAGGAAAGGATTCTATTTGTTTGGTTCACCTTGCACTCAAAGCATTTCGTCCAGGTAAGTTCCCGTTTCCACTCGTTCACATTGATACGGGGCATAACTTTGATGAGGCGCTACAATTTCGGGATGCACTCGCAGAACGAATTGGAGAAAAATTAATTGTTCGTTATGTACAAGATTCCATCGACCAAGGTAAAGCAGTCGAAGAAAAAGGAAAGTTTCCAAGCCGTAATGCAATCCAAGCCGTGACACTTCTCGATACCATTGCTGAATTTAAATTTGATGCTTGTATCGGTGGAGCCCGTCGTGACGAAGAAAAAGCAAGAGCCAAGGAACGAATTTTTTCTGTTCGAGATGAATTTGGATCTTGGGACCCAAAACTCCAACGACCAGAACTTTGGAATATCTATAATGGAAAAATCCATGTGGGAGAAAACGTACGTGTTTTTCCAATCAGTAACTGGACAGAACTTGATGTTTGGGAATACATCCGAAAAGAAAAGATAGACCTTCCTTCTTTGTATTTCTCTCACCAAAGGGAAATTGTATGGAGAGAGGAATTAGTGTTCCCCGTTTCAAAATTCATCAGTTTAGATGGTACCGACAAAGTAGAAACAAGGACGGTTCGATTTCGTACTGTCGGTGATATGACTTGTACAGCAGCTGTGGAATCAGAAGCCAATTCAGTGGATGATATCATCCGTGAAATTCAAATTTCACGCACCACGGAACGAGGATCCCGTTTGGATGACAAACGTTCCGAAGCCGCAATGGAAGAAAGAAAAAAAGGTGGGTATTTTTAA
- the cysT gene encoding sulfate ABC transporter permease subunit CysT, translated as MQIETRPYKKIHLGISLGFTVFYSSAVVIIPLFGLFYHSLGIGFTGILEVFTEERIRSALFLSFSVGLISAVLNLFIGFLFAWVLVRYQFPFKKFFDTLIDLPFTLPTAVAGIALTTIYSPTGIIGSFFDKWGIKIAYTPIGIVIALVFIGFPFVVRTVQPVIEELPKELEESARCLGATPFQTFRKVLLPELWPSLLAGTGMAFARSIGEYGSVVFISGNLPGKTEILPLLIVTKLEQYEYEKATSIALVMLLTSFLFMFLINFFQERASKKLT; from the coding sequence ATGCAAATTGAAACACGGCCGTACAAAAAAATCCACTTAGGGATCAGTTTAGGATTCACAGTTTTTTATTCGTCTGCCGTTGTAATCATTCCATTATTTGGACTTTTTTATCATTCCCTGGGGATTGGATTCACAGGGATTTTAGAAGTGTTTACAGAAGAGCGCATTCGATCTGCGCTCTTTTTAAGTTTTAGTGTAGGACTCATATCCGCGGTTCTCAATCTTTTCATTGGATTTTTATTCGCTTGGGTACTCGTTCGATACCAATTCCCTTTCAAAAAGTTTTTTGATACGTTAATTGATTTACCATTCACTTTGCCCACCGCTGTCGCAGGGATTGCCCTGACTACGATTTACTCTCCAACTGGAATCATCGGTTCTTTTTTTGACAAATGGGGAATCAAAATTGCTTATACACCCATTGGCATTGTCATTGCACTTGTATTCATTGGATTTCCTTTTGTCGTTCGAACTGTTCAACCTGTCATTGAAGAACTTCCCAAAGAACTAGAAGAAAGTGCAAGGTGCCTTGGTGCGACTCCATTCCAAACATTTAGAAAAGTTTTATTACCCGAACTTTGGCCTTCCCTACTTGCTGGAACCGGGATGGCATTTGCAAGGAGTATCGGAGAATATGGGTCTGTTGTATTCATTTCTGGAAACCTACCTGGTAAAACAGAAATCCTCCCTCTACTCATCGTCACCAAACTGGAACAATACGAATACGAAAAGGCTACTTCGATCGCACTTGTGATGTTACTTACTTCATTTTTATTTATGTTTCTCATAAATTTTTTCCAAGAACGAGCTTCCAAAAAACTTACATGA
- a CDS encoding sulfate adenylyltransferase subunit 1 has product MDILRFITAGSVDDGKSTLIGRLLYDSKSIFQDQLEAIERAGQVNGQINLALLTDGLKAEREQGITIDIAYKYFSTPKRKFIIADAPGHVQYTRNMVTGASNSDLAIILIDARKGVIEQTFRHSYIVSLLRLPYVVVCVNKMDLVEFSEEVFLNIQKQYLEFAKDLNLKSIHFLPISALNGDNVVEPSNSMPWWKGKSLLHFLEEIEIHTEEESPAPRFPVQNVIRPQTTEYHDYRGYAGQIRSGHFTVGDSITVLPSGLTSKIKAIDTFDGHLTTAYAPMSVTIRLEDEIDVSRGDMLVVTGKEPVVSQDLEAHICWMDQKVMTPGSKYLLRQTTNAVKVSIRSLEYRVETSTHEKKEQPNLGLNEIGKVTIRTAKPVAYDPYSKIRGTGSFVLVDEGTNQTVAAGMLL; this is encoded by the coding sequence ATGGATATTTTAAGGTTTATCACTGCAGGGAGCGTAGATGATGGGAAATCAACTCTCATCGGACGTTTGTTATACGACAGTAAATCCATTTTCCAAGACCAACTAGAAGCGATTGAACGCGCAGGCCAAGTGAATGGACAGATCAACCTAGCTCTCCTGACTGATGGACTCAAAGCAGAAAGAGAACAAGGGATTACGATTGATATTGCTTATAAATACTTTTCCACTCCCAAACGTAAATTCATCATCGCAGATGCCCCAGGCCATGTACAGTACACTCGGAACATGGTGACTGGAGCTTCGAATTCAGACCTTGCCATCATCCTCATCGATGCAAGAAAAGGTGTGATCGAACAAACCTTCAGACATTCCTATATTGTATCATTATTAAGACTTCCCTATGTAGTTGTTTGTGTGAACAAAATGGATTTGGTAGAATTTTCAGAAGAAGTATTCTTAAATATCCAAAAACAATATTTGGAATTTGCCAAAGACTTAAACTTAAAATCCATTCACTTTTTACCGATCTCTGCATTAAACGGAGATAATGTTGTGGAACCTTCCAATTCCATGCCGTGGTGGAAAGGAAAATCCTTACTCCACTTTTTGGAAGAAATTGAAATCCATACAGAAGAAGAATCCCCTGCTCCAAGATTTCCTGTACAAAACGTGATTCGACCACAAACAACCGAATACCATGATTACAGAGGTTATGCGGGACAGATCAGAAGTGGACATTTTACCGTGGGAGATTCCATCACTGTATTACCAAGTGGACTCACTTCAAAAATAAAAGCGATCGATACATTTGACGGACATCTGACCACTGCGTATGCTCCTATGTCTGTGACCATTCGTTTAGAAGATGAAATTGATGTGAGCCGTGGTGATATGCTCGTTGTGACAGGAAAAGAACCAGTTGTTTCCCAAGACCTAGAAGCACATATCTGTTGGATGGACCAGAAGGTGATGACACCAGGTTCCAAATACCTATTGCGCCAAACGACAAATGCGGTAAAAGTCTCCATTCGTTCTTTGGAATACAGAGTGGAAACAAGTACCCATGAAAAAAAAGAACAACCAAACCTCGGTTTGAATGAAATTGGAAAGGTGACAATCCGGACGGCAAAACCAGTTGCCTATGATCCTTATTCCAAAATCAGAGGAACGGGAAGTTTTGTCCTCGTGGACGAAGGAACCAACCAAACTGTAGCCGCAGGGATGTTATTGTAG
- a CDS encoding sulfate/molybdate ABC transporter ATP-binding protein: MPIEIQNVQKNFGSFTALKDVNLIIPDGELVALLGPSGSGKTTLLRIIAGLEEASSGSVRFVGEGKSSSKIQNGEVGFVFQHYALFRHMTIAENIAFGLEVRPKSTRPSKQEIQEKVSKLLTLIQLEKFHNRYPHELSGGQRQRVALARALAIEPKFLLLDEPFGALDAKVRKELRNWLRRLHDEIHITSVFVTHDQEEALEVSDRIVILNQGQLEQVGSPDEVYNKPKSPFVFHFLGDVNLFHGRIEEGKTKIGNIALDSSEHENIKESDAVAYVRPYDVEIVREKEQGIAAEIQYIHSTGRNVRVELKRVDTGTLIESVLEQETYKYLNLLPGETVYLRIKKAKVYVEDFSI; the protein is encoded by the coding sequence ATGCCAATCGAAATACAAAATGTACAAAAAAACTTTGGTTCGTTTACTGCTTTAAAAGATGTAAACTTAATTATTCCCGATGGTGAACTTGTGGCTCTACTCGGTCCTTCGGGTTCAGGAAAAACAACCTTACTCCGAATCATTGCAGGTCTTGAAGAAGCAAGTTCTGGTTCTGTACGGTTTGTAGGCGAAGGAAAGTCCTCTTCCAAAATCCAAAATGGTGAAGTTGGATTTGTTTTCCAACACTATGCACTGTTTCGTCATATGACAATTGCAGAAAACATTGCTTTTGGCTTGGAAGTAAGACCAAAATCCACAAGGCCTTCCAAACAAGAGATCCAAGAAAAAGTTTCAAAATTATTAACTCTTATCCAACTTGAAAAATTTCACAATCGGTATCCACATGAACTATCAGGTGGGCAAAGGCAACGTGTTGCCCTCGCTCGTGCACTTGCCATCGAACCTAAATTTTTATTACTTGATGAACCATTCGGAGCACTGGATGCAAAAGTAAGAAAGGAACTTCGCAATTGGTTACGTAGACTCCACGATGAAATCCATATCACAAGTGTGTTTGTTACCCATGACCAAGAAGAAGCACTCGAAGTGAGTGATCGGATTGTGATTTTAAACCAAGGACAACTTGAACAAGTAGGAAGTCCAGACGAAGTATATAACAAACCAAAATCACCTTTTGTCTTTCACTTCTTAGGTGATGTGAATCTTTTCCATGGTCGTATCGAAGAAGGAAAAACCAAAATTGGAAACATCGCCCTTGATTCTTCTGAACATGAAAATATCAAAGAATCGGATGCGGTTGCTTATGTGCGACCTTATGACGTGGAAATTGTGAGGGAAAAAGAACAAGGGATTGCAGCCGAAATCCAATACATCCATTCCACGGGTCGAAATGTCCGAGTGGAATTAAAACGGGTGGATACAGGGACCCTCATCGAATCCGTCCTGGAACAAGAAACCTATAAATACCTCAATTTACTACCGGGAGAGACGGTTTACCTGCGCATCAAAAAGGCAAAGGTATATGTAGAGGACTTCTCTATCTAA
- the cysW gene encoding sulfate ABC transporter permease subunit CysW produces MKSKLLPIFLILLAYTLFGILLLLPIYTVFTEAFSEGWEKYYSSITSEYALFAIGLTVKVSIVSVILNTIFGVTAAFAITRFSFPGKNLLITIIDSPFAVSPVVSGLIFLLLFGRQGTFGEFLAEHQIKIVFNTPGLILATVFITFPFVARELIPLMQSQGREEEEAGMLLGASFSQLFLRIILPNIKWGLLYGIILCNARAMGEFGAVSVLSGHIRGKTTTLPLYIEMLYNEFDSVGAFACATLLVFLSLLTLIFKLILEKRTERS; encoded by the coding sequence ATGAAATCGAAACTTTTGCCCATTTTTCTTATTTTACTTGCCTATACATTGTTTGGCATCCTATTACTTTTGCCTATTTATACAGTGTTTACAGAAGCATTTTCGGAAGGTTGGGAAAAATACTACTCATCAATTACAAGTGAATATGCATTATTTGCTATTGGTCTTACCGTAAAAGTATCAATTGTTTCTGTGATTTTAAATACAATCTTTGGAGTTACTGCTGCTTTTGCGATCACTAGGTTTTCCTTTCCAGGAAAAAATCTTCTCATCACTATCATTGACTCTCCTTTTGCAGTTTCACCCGTTGTATCTGGTCTCATCTTTCTTTTGTTATTCGGAAGACAAGGAACCTTTGGTGAGTTTTTAGCAGAACATCAAATCAAAATTGTTTTTAATACTCCGGGACTCATCCTCGCAACAGTGTTTATTACGTTTCCTTTTGTTGCAAGAGAACTCATTCCTCTCATGCAAAGCCAAGGCCGTGAAGAGGAAGAAGCAGGGATGTTACTCGGTGCCAGTTTTAGTCAATTGTTTCTAAGAATCATCCTTCCCAATATCAAATGGGGTTTGTTATATGGGATCATTCTTTGTAATGCACGGGCTATGGGAGAGTTTGGAGCCGTTTCAGTTCTTAGTGGACACATACGAGGTAAAACCACAACTCTTCCCTTATATATAGAAATGTTATACAATGAATTTGATTCCGTAGGTGCTTTTGCTTGTGCCACCTTACTTGTGTTTTTATCACTCCTCACTCTAATCTTCAAATTGATTTTGGAAAAACGTACCGAGAGATCCTAA
- a CDS encoding flagellar hook-length control protein FliK, giving the protein MNVNVDKQNLIPFPQVELRPGKRDGADNNYFAVKESFGEILEREFQIHSEKPNSPSEWKPLQAEKNPSDSAADVVSKMESNQPSNSNVIPSNEVNDNNSSQKTNEESKEEISEEEDLDRDALEYSIGILSNQHLFDQKFLPANEVNESLQKEKTVALSMQKSAEKNTLYATKEAKTFLEETKKLAESLLQKDFASSKQIISNHKQGLQDSIPSNLVKFPGSQKKIQTDRVVNETKQNPNVSSQKKETEQSGLNLVTSFLTKEKGNRGLDNESPSETSLRKLDPKGKSSKHNKSETVLTETNLERENSNLSITSDKMVRSLGYKEKEFQKLNENKNQVQNEKIKTDSTFVNQVQSISSSKMGEENGKSSEDKSNKQGFNLHSVENKLHSKAEDVKNLERNQKPKETNLKQNLDELIKQAKFDIVQNGKSSAEIIMNPKEYGRLTLKVTVDGEKVEGRILVESEELQKSLQNEIQTIKENLKESGLDLQALIIDLWDDGNQFAERQNQNELYQTLMETAKNRGNIEKLEKENGVGLDDISLPPDSKVLEFFA; this is encoded by the coding sequence ATGAATGTAAATGTTGATAAACAAAACCTAATTCCCTTCCCTCAAGTTGAATTGAGACCAGGCAAAAGGGACGGTGCCGATAACAACTATTTTGCGGTAAAAGAAAGTTTTGGTGAGATTTTAGAAAGGGAATTCCAAATCCATTCTGAAAAACCAAACTCACCTTCCGAATGGAAACCACTGCAAGCAGAGAAGAATCCATCTGATTCCGCAGCAGATGTTGTTTCAAAAATGGAATCAAACCAACCATCCAATTCGAATGTAATTCCATCAAATGAAGTAAATGACAACAATTCATCACAAAAAACAAACGAAGAATCGAAAGAAGAGATTTCGGAAGAAGAAGACTTAGACCGAGATGCACTCGAATACAGCATTGGAATTTTATCCAACCAACATCTATTCGATCAGAAATTCCTTCCTGCAAATGAAGTAAACGAATCTTTACAAAAAGAAAAAACAGTTGCCCTTTCTATGCAGAAGTCTGCAGAAAAAAATACATTGTATGCAACAAAGGAAGCAAAAACGTTTTTGGAAGAGACTAAAAAATTAGCAGAAAGTCTTTTGCAAAAAGACTTCGCCAGTTCAAAACAAATTATTTCCAATCACAAACAAGGTCTGCAAGATTCAATTCCTTCCAATCTAGTGAAGTTTCCTGGTTCACAAAAAAAAATACAAACGGATAGAGTTGTGAACGAAACGAAACAAAACCCGAACGTAAGTTCACAAAAAAAAGAAACGGAGCAAAGTGGGTTAAATCTTGTCACATCTTTTCTCACAAAAGAAAAGGGGAATCGTGGACTTGATAATGAAAGTCCTTCGGAAACTTCTCTTCGCAAACTTGATCCAAAAGGCAAAAGTTCAAAACATAATAAATCAGAAACAGTTTTAACTGAAACAAACTTAGAGAGAGAAAATTCCAATCTTTCCATCACATCTGATAAAATGGTACGAAGTTTAGGATATAAAGAAAAAGAATTCCAAAAACTGAATGAAAACAAAAACCAAGTCCAAAATGAAAAAATCAAAACCGATTCAACTTTTGTAAACCAAGTGCAATCCATTTCATCTTCCAAAATGGGCGAAGAAAATGGAAAATCTTCAGAAGATAAAAGTAACAAACAAGGATTTAACCTTCATTCGGTGGAAAATAAACTTCATAGTAAAGCGGAAGATGTAAAAAATTTAGAACGAAATCAAAAACCGAAAGAAACAAACTTAAAACAAAATTTGGATGAACTCATCAAACAAGCAAAGTTTGACATCGTTCAAAATGGAAAGTCCAGTGCTGAAATCATTATGAATCCAAAAGAGTATGGTCGTTTGACTCTTAAGGTGACTGTGGATGGAGAAAAAGTAGAAGGTCGAATTTTAGTCGAATCAGAAGAGTTACAAAAGTCCCTTCAAAACGAAATCCAAACGATTAAAGAAAATTTAAAAGAGTCTGGTCTCGACTTACAAGCGCTCATCATTGATCTATGGGATGATGGAAATCAATTTGCAGAGAGACAAAACCAAAACGAACTCTATCAAACACTGATGGAAACTGCAAAAAACCGCGGGAATATTGAGAAATTGGAAAAAGAAAATGGAGTTGGTTTGGATGATATTTCTTTACCACCTGATTCCAAAGTATTAGAATTTTTTGCTTAA
- a CDS encoding sulfate ABC transporter substrate-binding protein, producing MKKTSQFLPFKPNFSAILTIIMGIGLATSLLAETTFLHVSFDPTRELYEDINKSFLKSWKEKKGEEFSIQQSHGGSGKQARAVIDGLEADVVSLALSYDIDSIASKSKLIDANWQSKLPNKSTPYYSTIIFLVRKSNPKKIKDWDDIVKPGISVITPNPKTSGGARWNYLAAYGYAKRKYKSDEKATDFVKALFQNTSVLDTGARGSTTTFVNRGIGDVLITWENEAKLALDEEKRSGKNSLEVIYPSESIRAETPVAVVTKTATEKGNLEKATAYLEFLFTKEGQTIIAKHFFRPIDPKVSKSSAKDFPNIKLFSLSDLGETWDTAQKKHFADGGVFDAIYKTK from the coding sequence ATGAAAAAAACATCCCAATTCCTTCCATTTAAACCAAATTTTTCTGCCATATTGACTATCATAATGGGAATTGGGCTTGCCACTTCTCTACTGGCTGAAACAACCTTTCTCCATGTTTCCTTTGATCCAACTAGGGAACTCTATGAAGATATTAACAAAAGTTTCTTAAAATCCTGGAAGGAGAAAAAAGGCGAAGAGTTCTCAATCCAACAATCCCACGGTGGATCAGGAAAACAAGCAAGGGCAGTGATTGATGGACTGGAAGCAGACGTTGTCAGTTTAGCACTTTCTTATGATATTGATAGTATCGCCAGCAAATCAAAGTTAATTGATGCCAATTGGCAATCCAAACTTCCTAACAAAAGTACACCTTATTACTCTACCATCATTTTCCTCGTCCGTAAATCAAATCCCAAAAAAATCAAGGATTGGGATGATATTGTAAAACCAGGAATCTCTGTCATCACTCCAAACCCTAAAACGAGTGGTGGAGCTAGGTGGAATTACCTTGCTGCTTATGGTTATGCAAAGCGAAAGTATAAGTCTGATGAGAAAGCAACGGACTTTGTGAAAGCATTGTTCCAAAATACATCTGTCCTAGATACAGGTGCTCGCGGATCCACCACTACCTTTGTGAACCGTGGGATCGGTGATGTTCTCATTACCTGGGAAAACGAGGCAAAACTTGCGTTAGATGAGGAAAAACGTTCTGGTAAAAATAGTTTAGAAGTGATCTATCCATCGGAATCGATTCGAGCAGAAACACCCGTTGCTGTTGTGACTAAAACTGCGACAGAAAAAGGGAATTTAGAAAAAGCGACTGCATATTTAGAATTTCTTTTTACCAAAGAAGGCCAAACCATCATTGCGAAACATTTTTTTAGACCCATTGATCCGAAAGTCAGCAAATCCTCTGCGAAAGATTTTCCAAATATCAAATTATTTTCTCTATCCGATTTAGGGGAAACTTGGGACACTGCACAGAAAAAACATTTTGCAGATGGAGGTGTCTTTGATGCCATCTACAAAACCAAATAA
- a CDS encoding TauD/TfdA family dioxygenase: MSETNTVTKEWIRKSFVGKTKLPIVYEPAEEKPLDELLRWIRNQQKEWREDLKTYGAILFRGFPVHQASDFQEILFATEEKQLGEFYLGTSPRDEVLKHVFTASELPSHYPIMQHAEMSFLDNPPKFLFFYAEKASAYGGETPLTDLRLVYQNIDPKIKEKIEKYGIRYRRRYDGPSSQKRFSVWKTKRWDEMFGTTNLDKVNQIAKENRFQLDWFGEDSLTITNHQSGFRTHPIAGTIAWHNHSQTFHYQAGVSETWKIFKKQKTLRSFGVAVLLTILTSFKKLLGPNSHDVHVTYGNGEEISPKEMKSITNVFWNHMVAIPWQTGDVLFIDNFSVSHGRLPYNGPRRILVGWAD, translated from the coding sequence ATGAGCGAGACCAATACTGTCACAAAAGAATGGATCCGCAAATCCTTTGTGGGAAAAACAAAACTCCCCATTGTGTATGAGCCAGCGGAAGAAAAACCTTTGGATGAGCTCTTACGATGGATTCGAAACCAGCAAAAGGAATGGAGAGAGGACTTAAAAACCTATGGGGCCATTCTCTTTCGGGGGTTTCCCGTTCACCAAGCTTCCGATTTCCAAGAGATTTTATTTGCAACAGAAGAGAAACAATTGGGTGAGTTTTACTTAGGCACTTCCCCTCGCGATGAAGTGTTAAAACATGTGTTCACGGCAAGTGAACTTCCATCTCATTACCCGATTATGCAACATGCGGAAATGAGTTTTCTTGACAACCCACCAAAATTTTTATTTTTTTATGCGGAAAAAGCCTCTGCCTACGGGGGGGAAACTCCCTTAACAGACCTTAGGTTGGTCTACCAAAACATCGATCCCAAAATAAAAGAAAAAATCGAAAAGTATGGAATCCGATATAGAAGAAGGTATGATGGCCCATCCTCGCAAAAACGATTTTCTGTTTGGAAAACCAAACGTTGGGATGAAATGTTTGGCACCACAAACTTGGATAAGGTGAATCAAATTGCGAAAGAAAATCGTTTCCAATTGGATTGGTTTGGTGAAGATTCTCTTACGATTACAAACCACCAATCTGGCTTTCGAACACATCCTATTGCAGGTACAATTGCATGGCATAACCATTCGCAAACATTTCATTACCAAGCGGGTGTGAGTGAAACTTGGAAAATTTTCAAAAAACAAAAAACTCTTCGTTCGTTTGGTGTTGCAGTTTTACTCACGATCCTTACTAGCTTCAAAAAACTATTAGGTCCAAACTCACACGATGTGCACGTAACCTATGGCAATGGAGAAGAGATTTCACCTAAGGAAATGAAATCCATCACCAATGTATTTTGGAACCATATGGTAGCGATTCCTTGGCAAACAGGAGATGTTCTTTTCATAGATAACTTTTCAGTCTCTCATGGAAGACTACCCTATAATGGTCCTAGACGAATCCTTGTCGGTTGGGCGGATTGA